Proteins from one Pseudomonas bijieensis genomic window:
- a CDS encoding MFS transporter, with product MNALDSIDSKKSLGAICLMMVISLGTLQIQPILGGALIDQLGLPLNAIGAIFAAELIAMAIACGVCALFMASVDRRRFALVALLILALGNLLSTQLHSQAGLLVSRMICGASGGAVMAVVYATAALRTSKDATFAVINIGNLLWGMLLVTSMPLILKSFGVNGAFLLLAITSVLAATGCWRVPERYPQTHRATSGAIPPFGLTSILLIMLFALLFFGHSALWVYQERIGKSIGLEPQQIGGILGGSILAGALGAGLAGLIGRRLGLLFPQLLSFGTALLATLIMVYGTSPVAFVSTACLIHMVWFFSLPYLLSMAAELDPSGRLAGLGNAAIFIGQGLGPFGAALVVGEGHFRAVGWLAASAYLLALVISCLVVARFRRGVKPSGPAMSPQSA from the coding sequence ATGAACGCACTCGACTCCATCGACAGCAAGAAATCACTGGGCGCCATCTGCCTGATGATGGTCATTTCCCTGGGGACGCTGCAGATCCAGCCGATCCTGGGCGGTGCCTTGATCGACCAGCTCGGCCTGCCACTCAATGCAATCGGCGCTATCTTCGCCGCGGAACTCATTGCGATGGCCATCGCCTGCGGCGTCTGCGCCCTGTTCATGGCCAGCGTCGACCGCCGCCGCTTCGCCCTGGTGGCCCTGTTGATCCTGGCCTTGGGCAATCTGCTCAGCACGCAGCTTCACAGCCAGGCCGGGCTGCTGGTTTCCAGAATGATCTGTGGCGCCAGCGGCGGCGCGGTCATGGCGGTCGTCTACGCCACCGCGGCGCTGCGCACGTCCAAGGATGCGACCTTCGCGGTCATCAACATCGGTAACCTGCTGTGGGGGATGTTACTGGTGACGTCCATGCCGCTGATCCTCAAGTCATTCGGTGTTAACGGGGCGTTTCTACTATTGGCGATCACCAGTGTGCTCGCGGCGACGGGTTGCTGGAGGGTGCCTGAACGCTACCCGCAAACCCATCGCGCAACCAGCGGCGCGATCCCGCCATTCGGCCTCACGTCGATCCTGTTGATCATGCTCTTTGCGCTGCTGTTTTTCGGTCACTCTGCCCTATGGGTTTACCAGGAACGTATCGGCAAGAGCATCGGCCTGGAGCCTCAGCAGATTGGCGGCATCCTCGGTGGCAGCATCCTTGCCGGTGCCCTGGGCGCCGGGCTGGCCGGGCTGATCGGACGGCGCCTGGGCCTGCTGTTTCCACAACTGTTGAGCTTTGGCACGGCGCTGCTGGCGACCTTGATCATGGTCTATGGCACCAGCCCCGTGGCGTTTGTCAGCACGGCTTGCCTGATCCATATGGTCTGGTTTTTCAGCCTGCCGTACCTGCTTTCCATGGCGGCGGAACTGGACCCTTCCGGCCGATTGGCGGGCCTGGGTAACGCTGCGATTTTCATCGGCCAGGGGCTGGGACCATTCGGGGCCGCACTGGTCGTCGGCGAGGGCCACTTCCGAGCGGTCGGATGGCTGGCAGCTTCAGCCTATTTGCTAGCCTTGGTGATCTCGTGCCTGGTCGTTGCACGCTTTCGCCGCGGCGTGAAGCCTTCCGGGCCGGCGATGTCCCCGCAATCGGCCTGA